The following are from one region of the Corylus avellana chromosome ca1, CavTom2PMs-1.0 genome:
- the LOC132178218 gene encoding uncharacterized protein LOC132178218 produces the protein MDEDASLLELSLPRDILSPLFSASNLSSLEEALENLIDASRTDVGRKDLASKKILPTVLQLTHSLPYPSGHHLLISSLKLLRNLCAGEVANQDAFIERNGVGVVSNVLRSAAALSHQDYGIVRMGLQVLANASLAGEEHQRAIWHCFFPEEFAALARVRSRETCDPLCMVIYTCCDGSTGLFTELCNGVGLSVVEEIVRTASAVGFGEDWLKLILSRICLEEPYFPRLFSKLSLVDDSKIGEDIGSGDDLVLSEQAFLLSVVSEILNERLNEITFPNDFALFVFGIFKRSVGYSNSVSRCKSGLPTGSSAIDVLGYSLTILRDICACNSERGLKKEDSVDAVDVLLSSGLIELLLCLLGELEPPAIIRKALKQGENRERTSSYSSKPCHYRGFRRDIVAVIGNCAYGRKNVQDQIRQKNGILLLLQQCVTDEDNPFLREWGIWCVRNLLEWNAENQQAVAELELQGSVDVPELAGLGLRVEVDPNTHRAKLVNVS, from the exons ATGGACGAGGATGCATCATTGTTGGAGTTATCTCTTCCACGAGATATTCTCTCGCCATTGTTTAGTGCTTCCAACTTATCTTCCTTGGAAGAAGCTTTAGAAAATCTTATAGACGCTTCTAGAACTGATGTTGGCCGCAAGGACCTTGCTTCCAAGAAAATCCTGCCAACAGTTCTTCAGCTCACTCATTCTCTCCCTTACCCTTCTGGTCATCACCTTCTCATATCATCTTTGAAGCTCCTCAGAAATCTCTGTGCGGGAGAAGTTGCAAACCAGGATGCTTTTATCGAACGAAATGGAGTTGGTGTTGTTTCGAATGTTTTGAGGTCTGCTGCAGCTTTGTCCCATCAGGATTATGGGATTGTGCGTATGGGGTTGCAGGTTTTGGCGAATGCTTCTTTGGCTGGAGAGGAACATCAGCGTGCTATTTGGCATTGTTTCTTTCCGGAGGAGTTTGCTGCACTTGCGAGAGTCCGAAGCAGGGAGACTTGTGATCCTTTGTGTATGGTTATTTATACCTGTTGTGATGGAAGCACGGGACTGTTTACAGAGCTTTGCAATGGTGTCGGGTTGTCTGTTGTGGAGGAAATTGTACGGACTGCATCTGCTG TTGGATTTGGAGAGGACTGGTTGAAGTTGATCCTTTCTAGAATCTGCTTAGAAGAACCTTACTTCCCTCGATTGTTCTCTAAATTAAGCCTTGTCGATGATTCTAAAATTGGTGAAGATATTGGATCTGGAGATGATCTTGTTTTGTCAGAACAAGCATTTCTTCTGAGTGTTGTATCAGAGATCTTGAATGAGCGGCTTAACGAGATTACTTTTCCCAATGATtttgctttatttgtttttgggatATTCAAGAGATCTGTTGGGTATAGTAATTCTGTTTCGAGATGCAAGTCTGGTCTTCCAACAGGCTCTTCTGCAATAGATGTTCTTGGATACTCGCTAACCATTTTGAGAGATATTTGTGCATGCAATAGCGAGAGAGGCCTGAAGAAGGAGGATTCAGTGGATGCTGTTGATGTGCTACTATCCTCTGGACTCATAGAATTGCTTTTATGCTTGCTTGGCGAGCTTGAGCCCCCAGCTATAATCAGGAAAGCTCTCAAACAGGGTGAGAACAGAGAGAGAACAAGTTCTTATTCATCAAAGCCTTGTCATTACAGAGGATTTAGGAGAGACATTGTTGCGGTCATTGGCAATTGTGCATATGGAAGGAAAAATGTTCAAGATCAAATCAGACAAAAGAATGGGATTCTTCTGCTCTTACAACAGTGTGTTACCGATGAAGACAATCCTTTCTTGAGGGAATGGGGCATATGGTGTGTGAGGAATTTATTGGAATGGAACGCAGAAAATCAACAAGCAGTAGCAGAATTGGAGCTTCAAGGATCTGTTGATGTGCCTGAATTAGCTGGACTTGGTCTCCGAGTGGAGGTGGATCCAAATACTCATCGTGCAAAGCTTGTAAATGTCTCATGA
- the LOC132184588 gene encoding large ribosomal subunit protein P1: MSSSELACTYASLILHDDGIAITADKIATLVKSAGVTVESYWPSLFAKLSEKRSIEDLVLNAASGGGGGCAAPVAVAAAAGGAAAAAAAAPKVEEKEEAKEESDDDMGFSLFD; this comes from the exons ATGTCTTCCAGTGAGCTTGCTTGCACGTACGCTTCTTTGATCCTCCATGACGATGGAATCGCAATCACT GCGGATAAGATTGCGACATTGGTGAAATCAGCAGGGGTCACTGTTGAGTCATACTGGCCCAGTCTTTTTGCAAAGCTTTCAGAGAAGAGGAGCATTGAGGATCTTGTTCTGAATGCTGctagtggtggtggtggtggttgtgcTGCTCCTGTAGCTGTGGCTGCTGCAGCTGGTGgggctgctgctgctgctgctgccgcTCCTAAAGTTGAGGAAAAG GAAGAGGCAAAGGAAGAGAGTGACGATGACATGGGATTTAGTTTGTTTGATtag
- the LOC132167347 gene encoding LOW QUALITY PROTEIN: probable E3 ubiquitin-protein ligase HIP1 (The sequence of the model RefSeq protein was modified relative to this genomic sequence to represent the inferred CDS: inserted 1 base in 1 codon) codes for MFHLHNILTVSMLGPRVKVMFLSKTYSSRYLRPSSARGWLNXDWDRTPRITIDRFKSLSNAGDGHERMGPEVIMMVDRSSHGSRNLFDHYREMRLDIDNMSYEELLALGERIGNVSTGLSENVISRCLMGKTYSSSKIILEEERCAICLEEYKNEEEVGTVKNCGHDYHVGCIKKWLLKKYSWPICKVPALSDTLEKQY; via the exons ATGTTTCACCTCCACAATATCCTTACGGTATCCATGCTTGGACCACGAGTGAAGGTCATG TTTCTCTCAAAAACTTATTCTTCCAGATATTTAAGGCCTTCATCTGCCAGAGGCTGGCTTA ATGATTGGGATCGAACGCCGAGGATAACAATTGACAGATTCAAATCACTTTCTAATGCTGGGGATGGACATGAGAGAATGGGACCAGAG GTTATAATGATGGTGGATCGCTCTTCTCATGGCTCCAGGAATTTGTTTGATCACTATAGGGAGATGAGGCTTGACATTGACAACATGAGTTATGAG GAACTACTTGCTCTAGGAGAAAGGATAGGGAATGTGAGTACTGGCTTGTCCGAGAATGTGATTTCGAGGTGTTTAATGGGGAAAACATATTCTTCTTCAAAAATTATCCTGGAGGAGGAACGCTGTGCTATCTGCCTT GAAGAGTACAAGAACGAGGAGGAAGTTGGGACAGTAAAGAATTGTGGCCATGACTACCATGTGGGCTGCATCAAGAAATGGTTATTGAAGAAATATTCATGGCCCATATGTAAAGTTCCTGCTCTATCAGATACTTTGGAGAAGCAATATTAG
- the LOC132178226 gene encoding uncharacterized protein LOC132178226 codes for MEVRPNPTVDNSSIPQQHRQRHAPAAAPLEQAATLPVPVDTTSVSKRLQKELMSLMMSGGDLGVSAFPAAESIFTWIGTIEGGKGTMYEGLSYKLSLRFPLNYPFKPPQVKFETMCFHPNIDKFGNICLDILQDKWSSAYECRTILLSIQSLLGEPNPDSPLNSYAAALWNNKEDYQKMVHKQYFAGEAFES; via the exons ATGGAGGTCCGACCCAATCCGACGGTCGACAACTCGTCGATCCCACAGCAGCATCGCCAGCGTCATGCACCCGCAGCAGCTCCGCTGGAACAAGCCGCCACTTTGCCAGTCCCCGTCGACACCACCTCCGTCTCTAAGAG GCTTCAAAAGGAATTGATGTCTCTCATG ATGAGTGGAGGAGATCTTGGAGTATCAGCATTTCCTGCGGCCGAGAGCATTTTTACATGGATTGGCACAATTGAGGGTGGCAAAGGGACTATGTATGAGGGCTTATCTTACAAGCTCTCCTTGCGTTTTCCCCTCAACTACCCTTTCAAACCACCCCAAGTCAAGTTTGAGACAATGTGCTTCCATCCAAACATTGATAAGTTTGGCAACATTTGTCTTGACATACTTCAG GACAAATGGTCTTCAGCTTATGAATGCAGAACCATTCTTTTGTCCATTCAGAGTCTATTGGGAG AGCCTAACCCAGACAGTCCTCTCAACAGCTATGCTGCAGCATTGTGGAACAATAAGGAAG ATTATCAAAAAATGGTGCACAAACAATATTTTGCTGGAGAAGCATTTGAAAGCTGA
- the LOC132168127 gene encoding uncharacterized protein LOC132168127, with amino-acid sequence MASGTIYATIPAIVAAAGIYFFDRNHSKSKERGGGIRAAIDKLVAKAKEEEKTTRAPKFAPQFDGLHCFETLVGR; translated from the exons ATGGCTTCGGGTACTATTTATGCGACAATTCCTGCTATTGTTGCTGCTGCTGGGATTTATTTCTTCGACAGAAACCATTCTAAATCCAAG GAACGTGGAGGCGGGATTCGGGCAGCCATTGATAAACTGGTGGCAAAAGCAAAGGAAGAGGAGAAGACCACAAGGGCGCCAAAGTTTGCTCCACAGTTTGATGGGTTACACTGCTTTGAAACTTTGGTGGGTCGTTAG